GAATATGGTGAGCGAAACCGAATTCGCCCTGACTTTTTCATTGCCCGGACTCTACACGGTCTACTACACTGTTACCGATCCTCAAAATAACGAATATGCCCAGAAGATCATGGTCAATGTGCTCGATAAGGCTGGGCTTGACGCGCTGTTGAAGGCTAAGTGGAATGGGATGAAGGCGGCTTTGTCTGTGCAGGATGTTGAAGGAGGATTGGGGTATTTTGCTACAAGATCACAAGATAAATACAGACCGATATTTAACGCGTTAAGTGGCCAGCTGCCAGATCTAATAGCAGAAATGAACTTACAGAATATTGAAATGATATATGCTGACGACGACAGGGCAAAATACAGGATTCACCGAACTCAGGATATCGAGGGAACGCCGGTTACTTTGACCTATTATATTTATTTCATCAAAGGGGATGACGGACTCTGGAAAATAGAACAGTACTGATAATAAAATATCCAGGAGAATACATGAATACATTAATTCGCTTATTGGCAGTGCTCACAATTCTGACCATTTCCAGCGGCTGCGCCATAACTAACAGTTACGGGCCGTACATGGGCAAGGTTGTGGATACTGAAACCGAGGAACCCATCGAGGGCGCGGTGGTTTTCTTGCGTTTCTTTAATGATTGTTTCGGACAGGTTTCAAGCTTTGCCGATGCGGTTGAAGTTCTGACCGATGCCAACGGCGAGTTTCGTATCCCGTCGCACAGGATATTTACCCTCCGCCCCTTGTGTGGCTGGCATACAGATTGTTATCCAATAGTTTTTAAACCTGGTTATGGCGCTTTTTCCCGGCATGCTGGTACTTCTATCAGTGAATGGGGAGAAGAGGGTTGCCTTCCGCGAAAGAAACCCGTCACC
The nucleotide sequence above comes from Pseudomonadota bacterium. Encoded proteins:
- a CDS encoding carboxypeptidase-like regulatory domain-containing protein, with protein sequence MNTLIRLLAVLTILTISSGCAITNSYGPYMGKVVDTETEEPIEGAVVFLRFFNDCFGQVSSFADAVEVLTDANGEFRIPSHRIFTLRPLCGWHTDCYPIVFKPGYGAFSRHAGTSISEWGEEGCLPRKKPVTIKLPKLTTREERKENLYNIPNIDAPSHKFKKLSELEQEERKVVFGK